CCTGTTTCTTTCACTTCAGAGCAAGCACCAAGTCGTTTGTGATGAACTTTATATTTATTAACTGCTCCTGATAAATGATCACCTTGGAATACGATTGTGCAATCAGTACAGAAAATGTAAATTCAATAAAAAGAAGAGCTGCATCAGCCCCTCTCAACTATCGCTAAAATCCCTTTTCATCTACCAGTTTCACGTTATCCTGAAGAAGCTCAACCTCTCCTCCTCCAGGCACCAGCTCATCTTGCTGAAAATACCAGAGGACCGTGTTTTGCAGATTGTATTTTTGGGCGATTTCTTTCTCCAGCATGCCCCCTACTTGGAGAGTTCGTGCTTCGGCCCCGTTTATTTTCACTTCCAGAGATCCTTTCTCATCTGAGAGAAGACCATAGATCATTGAGTTTCCGTAGAAATGATAATTTAAAAGTTCACTTTCAGCTTGACGGTCTTCGAGCGGATTTGTTGAGATGGACCCAGCTTTCCATCCATAAATTCCTTCTTTTAAAAAAGCCGTTCCAAGATGATTCTTTTGGTCAATAAAAAAGAAGAGGGCTTCATCGTTTATTTTATAAGCTGGAATAACTACTTCCAGATCATGTTTCGTATGCTGCAGCGCTTCAAGAGGCTCATCGAAGGATTGTGATATTTCTGTCATTGACCAGATGACAAAGGCCAGACCAAAACAAATGAATAAACCTAAGGTTACTTTGTATTTATTCACCAAATCCCCCCATTCTTCAAGTGTCTCCTGTTATTTTTTATATTCTAGGCCTTTAAGCTGTATTCCTTTTATCCTTAGAGGGAAATAATCTGCACTATTTCGCTATTTTCAGGCAAGAAAAAAGGAACTTCATCAAAATCTGATGCCGTTCCTCCCTAAAATCATTATTTTGTTTCGCGGTGCAGGGTTACTTTTTTAAGTCTGGGTGAATATTTTTTCAATTCCAGGCGGTCTGGATTGTTTCGTTTGTTCTTTTTTGTTATATAATTGCGGTCACCAGTCTCAGTGCATTGCAGGGTTACGTTTACTCTCATGTCATATTTCCTCCTACTAAATCATAAAACGTAATAGTTACGATTTGATAATATCATTTTAGCCGGTTCTATCTACTTTGTCAACTCCATATTCTCTGAATGTCCGCTTTCCCATCGTGCTTGAGAATAATTTTAAACACATCGGGATTCGTCATGCTCATCAAGTGATCATATCCGAACGAATTATCAAAAGATCTGAGCAGCAGGGTTGTT
The window above is part of the Metabacillus dongyingensis genome. Proteins encoded here:
- the rpmG gene encoding 50S ribosomal protein L33; translation: MRVNVTLQCTETGDRNYITKKNKRNNPDRLELKKYSPRLKKVTLHRETK